The Nitrospira sp. genome window below encodes:
- the flgB gene encoding flagellar basal body rod protein FlgB, producing the protein MTIFDKTMRLLQRTLDLRSARQRVIASNLANEETPGYRASELTFMDQLQSVQKGRLPIVMAATQSRHFGVRGPQGIQAVTGKLNEVPAGDLPLDANSVNLELEMAKLSENAMQYNAAATIMAARFRTLLSAIRDAR; encoded by the coding sequence ATGACGATCTTTGACAAAACCATGCGGCTATTGCAGCGGACCCTCGATCTTCGTAGTGCCCGGCAACGGGTGATCGCTTCCAACTTGGCCAACGAAGAAACGCCCGGCTATCGCGCGTCCGAACTGACGTTTATGGACCAATTGCAGTCTGTACAGAAAGGGCGCCTCCCGATCGTAATGGCAGCAACTCAATCTCGGCATTTTGGGGTGCGCGGCCCGCAGGGAATCCAAGCCGTGACAGGAAAGCTCAACGAAGTGCCGGCAGGTGATCTGCCGCTCGATGCCAACTCTGTCAACCTTGAACTGGAGATGGCCAAGCTTTCAGAGAACGCGATGCAGTACAACGCCGCTGCGACAATAATGGCCGCAAGATTTCGAACACTTCTGAGTGCCATACGAGATGCGCGATAA
- the fliE gene encoding flagellar hook-basal body complex protein FliE has protein sequence MSQLHGVTSGIAPIADVARSGSVGGTGTSGASGFLDSLKSAIGKVNDAEMEAGQAVDALMTGETQDIHRTMVALQQADVSFQLMMQIRNKLVAAYEEIQRMQV, from the coding sequence ATGAGTCAGCTGCATGGTGTGACATCGGGTATTGCTCCTATCGCCGATGTCGCGCGATCAGGGTCGGTCGGCGGCACCGGTACGTCAGGAGCATCCGGGTTCTTGGATTCCCTCAAGTCTGCCATCGGGAAAGTCAATGATGCAGAGATGGAAGCGGGTCAAGCCGTCGATGCCCTCATGACCGGTGAAACACAGGACATTCACCGCACCATGGTTGCGTTGCAGCAGGCTGATGTGTCGTTTCAGCTCATGATGCAGATCAGGAACAAGCTGGTTGCGGCGTATGAGGAAATTCAACGGATGCAAGTGTAA
- the fliF gene encoding flagellar M-ring protein FliF produces the protein MLSKFTINQRMIILVALAGSVAGLIALTLWTQQPDMQVLFTNLSSEDAAAIIDKLKETKVPYEITGGGSTVLVPSEQVHDLRLQLATQGLPHGGGVGFEIFDRTSIGMSEFVQKLNYRRALQGELARTIAQMPEVERARVHLALPERRLFASEQEKARGSVILSLRNGQQLSQAQVQGVIHLVSSSVEGLQARDVTIVDGHGRMLSATMTDETAGLSNTQLDYQRSIEKDVETRIQTMLERIVGPNKAVVRVSSVVDFRKVETTEERYDPNSQVVRSEQRGQEKANGTNGVGGGVPGVQSNVPQGTEQEPAQTSSNNSQTKNETVNYEISRTVSKIVEPVGLIKQLSVAVLVDGMYEPVKAGEGEATDASATARKYLPRSEEDLKRIEDIVKKAMGFSAERQDQVQVVNVQFGTGPDEAQGMVAEAESEGRTAWLPYLRYGVGLILFAVIFLFVVRPLLAMLGSTTEQMHSEASASALPGGMGMGQRHWPMLRIMRRSSTWPERTLIRRRSW, from the coding sequence ATGCTGTCTAAGTTCACTATCAATCAACGCATGATCATCCTCGTTGCCTTGGCGGGATCCGTTGCCGGTCTGATTGCGCTGACCTTATGGACCCAGCAGCCGGATATGCAGGTGCTGTTCACGAACCTGAGCAGTGAAGATGCGGCAGCCATTATCGATAAGCTCAAAGAAACGAAGGTGCCGTATGAAATCACCGGTGGCGGCTCAACCGTCTTGGTACCGAGCGAACAAGTCCATGATTTGCGACTCCAACTTGCGACGCAAGGGCTCCCGCACGGAGGTGGCGTCGGATTTGAGATTTTCGACCGCACGTCTATCGGCATGTCAGAGTTTGTCCAAAAACTGAACTATCGCCGTGCCCTACAGGGGGAGTTAGCAAGGACGATCGCGCAGATGCCCGAGGTGGAGCGAGCTCGCGTTCATTTAGCCCTCCCAGAACGGCGGTTGTTTGCGAGTGAACAAGAAAAAGCGCGCGGATCCGTCATTCTATCGCTGCGCAACGGACAACAGTTGAGTCAAGCACAAGTCCAGGGAGTCATTCACCTCGTCTCCAGCAGTGTGGAAGGTCTCCAAGCTCGGGATGTCACCATCGTCGATGGGCATGGCCGCATGTTGTCGGCGACCATGACGGATGAGACGGCTGGTCTCAGCAACACGCAGCTCGATTATCAACGTAGCATCGAAAAAGATGTGGAGACACGGATTCAAACGATGTTGGAGCGCATTGTCGGTCCGAATAAAGCCGTCGTTCGTGTATCCAGTGTCGTGGATTTCCGCAAAGTCGAGACGACGGAAGAACGCTATGACCCCAACAGCCAGGTGGTACGAAGTGAACAGCGGGGGCAAGAGAAAGCCAATGGTACGAATGGGGTCGGCGGCGGTGTGCCGGGGGTTCAGTCGAATGTTCCGCAAGGTACGGAGCAAGAGCCTGCACAAACCAGTTCAAACAACAGCCAAACGAAAAATGAGACCGTGAACTATGAGATTAGCCGGACCGTGTCGAAAATCGTGGAGCCGGTCGGTCTTATCAAACAATTATCGGTTGCCGTTCTTGTCGACGGGATGTATGAACCGGTGAAAGCCGGTGAGGGAGAGGCAACGGACGCATCGGCCACGGCCAGAAAATACCTACCACGGTCGGAGGAGGACTTGAAACGGATCGAAGACATCGTCAAGAAAGCGATGGGGTTTTCAGCTGAACGGCAGGATCAAGTGCAGGTGGTCAATGTGCAATTCGGAACCGGGCCGGATGAGGCGCAAGGCATGGTGGCTGAAGCCGAGTCGGAAGGTCGCACGGCGTGGCTTCCCTATCTTCGCTATGGCGTCGGGCTCATTCTGTTTGCGGTGATTTTCTTGTTCGTCGTTCGCCCGTTACTGGCGATGTTGGGATCGACGACTGAACAGATGCACTCCGAAGCGTCGGCGTCCGCTCTTCCTGGCGGTATGGGAATGGGGCAGCGGCATTGGCCGATGCTCCGGATCATGCGCAGATCATCGACATGGCCCGAAAGAACCCTGATACGACGGCGGTCGTGGTGA
- the fliG gene encoding flagellar motor switch protein FliG gives MAKNLTGEQKAAILLRAIGEEAAAQVMKQLDPKEIKKLGGFMTGTAQISRDEEEAVISDFQAASATGGVQFQGKEFIKTVLTKALGPEKAARIIESMTQKSYPGLEALKWVDVKTLTQMLKVEHAQTVAVVLAHIESDQASQVLAALPEDMRGDVALRLATMEEVQPDVLEELSETLQETLVTGQEMGSQSVGGAEVMANILMRMDKTNEGGIMTRISEKSQTLADNIRALMFVFDDMVKVDDRGMQELMKEISKEDLPVALRGANPDVKEKFFKNMSSRAAEMLKDDMEARGPVKVSDVEKAQQNILKVCRKLEDEGRIVIAGVGEEML, from the coding sequence ATGGCGAAGAATCTGACGGGCGAACAGAAAGCGGCGATTCTTCTTCGCGCCATCGGTGAAGAGGCGGCTGCCCAAGTCATGAAGCAACTTGATCCGAAGGAGATCAAGAAGCTCGGAGGGTTCATGACCGGGACGGCACAGATCTCTCGCGACGAGGAAGAGGCGGTTATTTCTGACTTTCAAGCGGCGAGTGCGACGGGTGGCGTTCAGTTTCAGGGGAAAGAGTTCATTAAGACGGTATTGACGAAGGCGCTCGGACCGGAGAAAGCTGCGCGGATCATCGAGTCCATGACGCAGAAAAGCTATCCTGGGCTGGAGGCATTGAAATGGGTGGACGTGAAAACGCTCACGCAAATGCTGAAGGTTGAACATGCCCAAACCGTTGCGGTGGTACTTGCTCATATAGAGAGCGATCAAGCGAGCCAAGTGTTGGCGGCTCTTCCGGAGGACATGCGGGGGGATGTGGCGCTTCGGCTTGCAACAATGGAGGAGGTGCAGCCGGATGTCTTGGAGGAACTGAGCGAGACACTACAGGAAACGTTGGTGACCGGGCAAGAGATGGGATCCCAGAGCGTCGGAGGGGCGGAGGTGATGGCCAATATCTTGATGAGAATGGACAAGACGAACGAAGGCGGCATCATGACCAGAATTTCTGAGAAAAGCCAAACCCTTGCCGATAATATCCGGGCGCTCATGTTTGTGTTTGACGACATGGTGAAGGTGGATGATCGTGGGATGCAAGAGCTGATGAAGGAAATCAGCAAGGAAGATCTGCCGGTGGCACTGCGCGGCGCGAATCCAGACGTGAAAGAGAAATTTTTTAAGAATATGTCCAGCCGTGCCGCAGAAATGTTGAAGGATGATATGGAGGCACGGGGACCGGTCAAAGTGTCCGATGTGGAGAAGGCGCAACAGAATATTCTCAAGGTCTGTCGCAAGCTGGAAGATGAGGGGCGCATCGTGATCGCCGGCGTGGGAGAGGAGATGTTGTAG
- a CDS encoding PAS domain-containing protein, whose translation MTKAAEGKLEERALLQAAFRSFDEAAQTLQQSYDALTARVEQMDVELAHSNDALRRQLSENEAMRAHLNGILDSLSTGVLVVDDQGMIVRCNHAAEAMLGTSASELRERVVSDVLGERGVSVCDRPQRVGHAVMSISEVPLRNASREGSSHLILLQDVTRLYQLEEQLQRKDRLAAMGELIGRIAHEIRNPLGSVELFASMLQRDLPKESSAKRYAEQISQAVHSMDRLLANLLLYTRPTRMASGWHQAECLIHDSIKLAAHAITKVPVEVRLALDKDIPVLWCHEGQLKQVLVNLVVNAVQAMPNGGCLTVSLQKESPQTLGVAAVRLAVSDSGVGIDQEFRSRMFDPFFTTKDDGTGLGLAIVYSIVEAHQGRIDVESMIKQGSTFAIILPHPSTTVTAGKGQTSEKIQNELVGGEPVGRGLV comes from the coding sequence ATGACGAAAGCCGCGGAAGGGAAATTAGAAGAGCGCGCGCTCCTTCAGGCAGCCTTCAGGAGTTTTGACGAAGCAGCACAAACGTTACAACAGTCTTACGATGCATTGACGGCACGTGTTGAGCAGATGGATGTCGAGTTGGCACACAGTAACGACGCGCTTCGCCGGCAACTCAGCGAAAACGAGGCTATGCGAGCGCATCTCAACGGCATTCTCGACTCATTGTCCACGGGAGTGTTGGTGGTCGATGATCAGGGGATGATTGTCCGTTGCAATCACGCTGCTGAGGCCATGCTCGGGACCAGCGCCTCGGAGTTACGGGAGCGCGTGGTGTCGGACGTGCTCGGGGAGCGAGGGGTGAGCGTATGTGATCGGCCGCAACGAGTCGGGCACGCCGTGATGTCGATCAGCGAGGTGCCATTGCGCAATGCCTCCAGAGAAGGGTCTAGTCATCTCATTCTGCTCCAAGATGTCACACGCCTCTATCAGCTTGAAGAACAGTTACAGCGTAAAGATCGATTGGCTGCCATGGGCGAGCTCATCGGTCGCATCGCACACGAAATCAGAAATCCATTGGGGAGTGTCGAGTTGTTTGCATCGATGCTTCAACGCGATCTACCCAAAGAGTCTTCTGCCAAACGGTACGCTGAGCAGATCTCACAGGCTGTCCACTCGATGGATCGACTACTGGCCAATCTTCTCTTGTACACGAGGCCGACTCGTATGGCGAGCGGATGGCATCAGGCCGAATGCTTGATTCATGATTCCATCAAGTTGGCCGCTCATGCGATCACCAAGGTTCCGGTAGAGGTTCGATTGGCCCTGGACAAGGACATTCCCGTGCTCTGGTGTCACGAAGGGCAGTTGAAGCAGGTCCTCGTAAATTTAGTCGTCAATGCCGTGCAGGCGATGCCGAACGGTGGGTGCTTGACGGTCAGCCTGCAGAAAGAGTCTCCGCAGACGCTTGGCGTCGCGGCCGTTCGGCTGGCAGTCAGCGATAGCGGTGTCGGCATTGATCAGGAATTCCGGTCACGCATGTTTGACCCGTTCTTTACGACGAAGGATGATGGAACCGGTCTCGGACTTGCCATTGTCTATTCAATCGTGGAGGCGCACCAAGGACGGATCGATGTCGAAAGCATGATCAAACAAGGCTCGACATTCGCCATCATCCTCCCGCATCCGTCGACGACCGTGACGGCTGGGAAGGGTCAGACGTCGGAGAAGATACAGAACGAATTGGTTGGCGGAGAGCCTGTGGGCCGTGGATTGGTGTGA
- a CDS encoding tetratricopeptide repeat protein, with product MQAPAWIERLAQPLPDDGPRAEGQSSGIDGLAWQEGRSAYKKGAWGEARRFFEKIVRDHPESSLVPSSKAYLVELSLRDEAVMQNRSEAIQEYKKLLRDHPQSSNARRAEWRIADLYFEQGWFQEAQAFYEQAMAHSLHLPFDGDRALLGLGQTLMATGKWRDAEHAFANLRKQSESDSLLQGATVGLAHALFRQKRLVEAQPIYDLSYRRWPHLVKGDPVTLQRYAITEAHVHHDISARDLMLLFYNLYPRHGYAPNALLHVAETLRSTGQRPLAEFVYALIPSIYPQSQLDSTVKLRLATLLTQNRVSDNGNVLSPTIGAMIHNVTAPTDTSASYRALLKEIVIQESDTPTGSEALFYLGQEYEKRNELNEAIHTYKEVTFRTARGSEPWATKAAARLSALLVPWIQAAIASHDDWTVVSLYHRHGVMAEQRYARSPVLLEIAESHKRLGFTAEAVRLFQHVLKVQKDSALVEPALLGLGKLYLDQQDPEAARKVLGRYRFQFPLGQYDGEVLHLLISAMRQQRDLQSLLHLCRTWLVRHPVHRERPAMYVQLAKTLGELEKLGESALAYEEAFKAGAAQSVATLLPYADTLSRLNRHESAVAAYLSVLAKKPTARQAEWAHLQTAKHWTALKQYDRATIALAELDVADDGMINRVAASLKLSLQTARQSQKVKGL from the coding sequence ATGCAAGCTCCGGCATGGATTGAAAGGCTTGCGCAACCGCTACCCGACGATGGGCCGAGGGCAGAAGGCCAATCTTCCGGGATTGATGGACTCGCATGGCAGGAGGGCCGATCTGCCTATAAGAAGGGAGCGTGGGGCGAAGCTCGACGCTTTTTTGAAAAGATCGTGCGCGATCATCCTGAAAGTTCGCTGGTTCCATCTTCAAAAGCATATTTGGTGGAGTTATCACTTCGAGATGAGGCGGTCATGCAGAACCGATCCGAGGCCATTCAAGAGTACAAGAAACTTCTGCGCGACCATCCGCAGTCCTCCAACGCCAGGCGAGCGGAATGGCGGATCGCGGATTTGTACTTTGAACAAGGATGGTTTCAAGAAGCACAGGCATTCTACGAACAAGCCATGGCTCATTCCCTTCATCTTCCCTTCGACGGGGATCGAGCCTTGTTAGGGCTCGGTCAGACGTTGATGGCGACGGGGAAATGGCGAGATGCCGAGCATGCCTTTGCAAATCTGAGAAAGCAAAGTGAGAGTGATTCGTTGCTGCAGGGTGCCACGGTGGGATTGGCCCATGCGTTATTCAGGCAAAAGCGTCTTGTCGAAGCACAGCCCATCTATGATCTGAGCTATCGACGTTGGCCGCATCTGGTCAAAGGCGATCCGGTCACGCTTCAGCGCTATGCCATTACGGAGGCGCACGTGCATCATGACATCTCCGCGCGAGACTTGATGCTCCTCTTTTACAATCTCTATCCACGCCATGGGTATGCGCCAAACGCGTTGCTGCATGTGGCTGAAACCTTGCGAAGTACTGGTCAGAGGCCCCTGGCTGAATTTGTGTATGCCTTGATTCCGTCGATATATCCTCAGAGCCAGCTAGACTCAACGGTCAAACTACGACTTGCCACGCTCCTGACACAGAATCGTGTATCAGACAACGGCAATGTCCTCAGTCCCACCATCGGAGCCATGATTCACAACGTGACGGCTCCGACAGACACCTCGGCTTCCTATCGAGCGCTACTGAAGGAGATCGTCATTCAGGAGTCGGACACTCCTACAGGAAGCGAGGCGCTGTTTTACCTCGGGCAAGAGTACGAGAAGAGAAATGAGCTGAACGAGGCGATTCATACGTACAAAGAAGTGACCTTTCGAACTGCAAGGGGAAGTGAGCCATGGGCCACGAAGGCAGCAGCGCGGTTGTCAGCCCTCCTCGTACCATGGATTCAGGCGGCGATTGCGTCGCATGACGATTGGACGGTCGTCAGTTTGTATCACCGACATGGCGTCATGGCCGAGCAACGGTACGCGCGGTCCCCCGTGTTGCTGGAGATTGCCGAATCCCACAAGCGTCTTGGGTTTACGGCCGAGGCTGTGCGGCTGTTTCAGCACGTCTTGAAAGTGCAGAAAGATTCGGCCCTGGTTGAACCTGCTTTGCTGGGGCTCGGAAAACTCTACCTCGATCAACAGGACCCTGAGGCAGCCAGGAAAGTCCTGGGGCGATACCGGTTTCAATTTCCTCTCGGGCAATACGACGGAGAAGTCCTGCATCTTCTGATCAGCGCCATGCGGCAACAGCGGGACCTGCAAAGCCTCCTTCATCTCTGCCGAACATGGCTTGTGCGTCATCCGGTGCATCGCGAGCGTCCCGCCATGTATGTGCAGCTGGCCAAGACGTTGGGTGAATTGGAAAAGCTCGGTGAGTCCGCATTGGCGTATGAAGAGGCGTTCAAGGCTGGCGCGGCACAGTCTGTCGCCACCTTGTTGCCGTATGCGGATACGTTGTCTCGATTGAATCGACATGAGTCGGCGGTTGCAGCGTACCTTTCGGTGTTGGCAAAGAAACCAACGGCTCGGCAAGCTGAATGGGCCCACTTGCAAACGGCCAAGCATTGGACAGCACTGAAGCAATATGATCGAGCCACCATTGCACTGGCAGAGCTTGATGTCGCCGACGATGGGATGATCAACCGCGTTGCCGCATCTCTCAAACTCAGTCTGCAAACGGCCCGACAATCTCAGAAAGTGAAGGGCCTATGA
- the flgC gene encoding flagellar basal body rod protein FlgC, translating to MEMSDSLAVSVSGLDAQRRRLNVIASNLANAQSTKTPNGGPYKRRDVVFRSTAVPSSFQRAFRQVAAGSSSHVLEGVSVARVVEDPKPGQLIYDPHHPDADPKGFVRLPNVNVMEEMVNMIGASRAYEANVQAINATRAMWNKALEIGR from the coding sequence ATGGAAATGTCCGACAGTCTGGCAGTCTCGGTGTCCGGTTTGGATGCGCAACGACGACGGCTCAATGTCATCGCCAGTAATCTGGCGAACGCCCAATCGACGAAAACGCCCAATGGTGGACCCTACAAGCGTCGGGATGTTGTCTTCCGTTCAACGGCGGTTCCGAGCTCATTTCAGCGCGCCTTTCGTCAAGTCGCAGCCGGGTCCTCGTCTCATGTGCTGGAAGGGGTTTCCGTGGCAAGAGTAGTAGAAGATCCAAAACCGGGACAACTGATTTATGACCCACATCATCCGGATGCTGATCCAAAAGGGTTTGTCCGTCTTCCCAATGTCAACGTCATGGAAGAGATGGTGAACATGATCGGCGCATCGCGCGCCTACGAAGCTAATGTGCAAGCGATCAATGCGACACGCGCCATGTGGAACAAGGCGCTTGAGATCGGGAGGTAG
- a CDS encoding sigma-54-dependent Fis family transcriptional regulator → MSQVHVLVVDDDPALREILQETLMRESYSVSTAEDGAGAVQAVKETVVHIVITDFQLPDIDGLEVIDRLSKLDAKIIPIVMTGFGTIETAVRAMKSGAFDFITKPFDLGTVAAVVRRAAEFHRLRQENHLLRRAVRDQYRLEQLVGVSEPMQQVLEFVQKVADSDSTVMIQGESGTGKELVARMLHFNSQRRDRPLVPVNCGAIPENLLESELFGHEKGAFTGATHARMGRFELAHGGTIFLDEIGEMSLSLQVKLLRVLQEREFERVGGNRTIHVDVRIIAATNQDLEVMVEERRFRQDLFYRLNVIPIVIPPLRERRTDIPLLIDHFLTRFNQSKHTGVVGLDDEALRLLTEYDWPGNIRELENMIERLVVLKKQGMLASEDLPQKISRRSMIPELKEQFIRLSEDGIHLSREVEQYEKHLIMEALRKANGVTSRAAQLLHLNRTTLVEKLKRKGVDPRSQVETLPLWPRVSSQKIDDLTT, encoded by the coding sequence ATGAGCCAAGTTCATGTGCTGGTTGTCGATGACGATCCTGCCTTGCGTGAGATTCTCCAGGAAACGCTCATGCGGGAGAGCTATAGCGTGTCTACGGCGGAGGACGGGGCAGGTGCGGTTCAAGCGGTCAAGGAGACGGTGGTCCACATTGTGATCACGGATTTCCAGCTCCCTGATATCGATGGACTCGAGGTAATTGACCGTCTGTCCAAGCTTGACGCGAAGATTATTCCCATCGTCATGACCGGATTCGGCACGATTGAAACGGCCGTCCGTGCCATGAAGTCCGGCGCGTTTGATTTTATTACGAAGCCGTTCGACCTCGGAACCGTCGCAGCGGTTGTGCGCAGGGCCGCAGAATTTCATCGGCTTCGACAAGAAAACCATCTCTTGCGACGCGCAGTACGCGATCAATATCGATTGGAGCAATTGGTGGGGGTCAGCGAACCCATGCAACAGGTGTTGGAGTTCGTCCAAAAGGTGGCCGACAGCGACAGCACGGTCATGATCCAAGGCGAAAGCGGGACGGGCAAGGAGCTGGTCGCGCGCATGCTCCACTTCAATAGCCAGAGGCGAGACCGTCCATTGGTACCCGTGAACTGCGGGGCAATCCCTGAAAATCTCCTCGAATCGGAACTCTTTGGACACGAGAAGGGCGCCTTCACCGGTGCTACGCATGCGCGCATGGGCCGGTTTGAACTCGCTCATGGAGGCACGATTTTCCTGGATGAAATCGGCGAAATGAGTCTCTCCTTGCAAGTGAAGCTTCTTCGGGTCTTGCAAGAGCGGGAATTTGAACGAGTCGGTGGAAACCGGACGATTCATGTCGACGTACGTATCATTGCGGCGACGAATCAGGATTTAGAGGTAATGGTTGAAGAACGCCGTTTTCGGCAAGATTTGTTCTATCGACTGAATGTGATTCCCATTGTCATTCCACCGCTTCGAGAACGCCGCACCGATATTCCGCTCCTCATCGATCACTTTCTGACCCGATTCAATCAGAGCAAGCACACCGGGGTGGTCGGTCTTGACGATGAGGCGCTTCGACTTCTGACCGAATACGATTGGCCGGGAAACATTCGGGAGCTGGAAAACATGATAGAACGGTTGGTCGTTCTGAAGAAACAGGGGATGCTGGCCTCCGAAGACCTTCCGCAAAAGATCAGTCGTCGGTCCATGATCCCAGAGCTGAAAGAACAATTCATACGACTGAGCGAGGATGGCATTCATCTCTCGAGAGAAGTCGAACAGTACGAGAAGCACCTCATCATGGAGGCCTTGAGGAAAGCCAACGGGGTTACCTCCCGAGCGGCCCAACTCCTCCATCTCAATCGAACGACATTGGTTGAGAAGTTGAAGCGCAAGGGGGTTGATCCACGATCACAGGTGGAAACCCTTCCGCTTTGGCCGCGCGTATCCAGTCAAAAGATTGACGACCTCACGACGTAG
- a CDS encoding sigma-54-dependent Fis family transcriptional regulator, with amino-acid sequence MNEREKNAPLIDNGEESERVLIVDDDPSMRTALLETVKRLGYAAQAAIDGSDALERLVRFRPWLVLTDLKMPQLSGLDLIKEIRSRSPQVTIVLMTAYGTIETAVEAMKLGASEYLLKPFSMDLLERTIVSLKAGREEGLPAVALTQSTESRAILTQDPGMVRLLSTLEGVAASQATVLIHGESGTGKELLARFIHARSQRAHRPFIAVNCAALPEGLLESELFGHERGAFTGALIRKIGKFEMAHTGTLLLDEISEMNLPLQAKLLRVLQEREVDRIGGRDPVPVNIRVVATTNRALYREVEQGRFREDLYYRLNVFPITVPPLRERAGDIPLLAKHFAAQSTSRNGLAPATMSDAALAHLQRLVWKGNVRELENVMERAVLLAGDGPILPEHCPSETSSEAVGVPLRSQQPINGSLWEMERELIFKTLARVNDNRTHAAKELGISIRTLRNKLREYRESERPLSIPSP; translated from the coding sequence ATGAATGAACGCGAGAAAAACGCCCCTCTCATCGACAATGGCGAGGAAAGTGAGCGAGTACTGATCGTTGATGATGATCCATCGATGCGAACGGCGCTGCTGGAGACGGTGAAGCGACTGGGGTATGCAGCCCAAGCCGCGATTGATGGGAGCGATGCCTTGGAACGGCTCGTTCGGTTTCGTCCCTGGTTGGTCTTGACGGATCTCAAGATGCCACAGCTGAGTGGTCTCGACTTGATTAAGGAGATCAGGTCTCGATCGCCTCAGGTCACGATCGTCCTCATGACGGCCTATGGGACGATCGAAACCGCCGTGGAAGCCATGAAGCTTGGCGCGAGCGAATACTTGCTGAAACCGTTTTCGATGGATCTCCTGGAACGCACGATCGTGAGCCTGAAGGCAGGACGAGAAGAAGGGCTTCCCGCTGTTGCACTTACGCAATCGACAGAAAGCCGAGCCATCTTAACCCAAGACCCAGGAATGGTCAGACTCTTGAGTACGCTCGAGGGAGTCGCCGCGAGCCAGGCCACCGTGTTGATTCATGGGGAAAGTGGTACCGGGAAGGAGCTTCTGGCTCGATTTATCCATGCCAGAAGCCAGCGAGCGCACCGCCCGTTTATCGCAGTCAATTGCGCGGCGTTGCCCGAGGGCTTGTTGGAAAGTGAATTGTTTGGGCACGAACGTGGGGCATTCACCGGCGCCTTGATCAGAAAAATCGGAAAGTTTGAAATGGCTCATACGGGCACCCTGCTCCTGGATGAAATCAGCGAGATGAATCTTCCCCTTCAAGCCAAGCTGCTCCGGGTACTCCAAGAGCGGGAGGTGGATCGGATCGGAGGGCGCGATCCGGTGCCGGTCAATATCCGAGTGGTCGCAACGACGAATCGGGCCCTGTATCGTGAAGTCGAGCAAGGCCGCTTCCGAGAGGATCTCTATTATCGTCTGAACGTCTTTCCGATCACTGTTCCGCCGCTTCGAGAACGTGCGGGTGACATCCCGCTGCTCGCCAAACATTTTGCGGCTCAATCGACATCAAGGAATGGTCTCGCACCCGCGACTATGTCGGACGCCGCACTGGCGCATTTGCAGCGGTTGGTGTGGAAGGGAAATGTGCGGGAATTAGAGAATGTGATGGAACGGGCGGTCTTGTTGGCAGGAGATGGACCAATTCTTCCCGAGCATTGTCCTTCGGAAACGTCGAGCGAAGCAGTGGGGGTGCCGCTTCGCTCTCAACAACCGATCAATGGATCCTTATGGGAGATGGAGCGGGAATTGATTTTTAAGACACTGGCTCGTGTGAACGATAACCGGACGCATGCCGCGAAAGAACTGGGCATCAGTATCCGCACGTTGCGGAACAAGCTACGGGAATATCGAGAGAGCGAGCGGCCGTTGTCCATTCCATCACCATGA